A region from the Aliarcobacter thereius LMG 24486 genome encodes:
- the era gene encoding GTPase Era — protein MTKCGYVSVIGRPNAGKSSLLNWLVGEKIAMVSHKANATRKRSNIIVMHEDDQIIFVDTPGLHETEKLLNQFMLEEALKAMGDCDLILFLAPVTDSLKYYENFLEKNKKGVKHILLLTKIDFINNNELIVKLKEYEKYSDNYEALIPISIKKATKKSDILDVVVKYLPEHPYLYDPEIMTDEHLRDIYKEFIREAIFENISDEIPYETDVVVNKIEEKENVDVINAKIVVQKDSQKGMIIGQNATAIKRIGKAARLKIEKLSGKKCFLELYVSVKKNWTKNKDALKSMGYEINS, from the coding sequence ATGACAAAATGCGGATATGTTTCAGTAATTGGAAGACCAAATGCTGGAAAAAGTTCTCTTTTAAATTGGCTTGTAGGTGAAAAAATAGCTATGGTTTCACACAAAGCAAATGCTACAAGAAAGAGATCAAATATTATAGTTATGCATGAAGATGATCAAATAATATTTGTAGATACTCCAGGACTTCACGAAACTGAAAAACTTCTAAATCAATTTATGCTAGAAGAAGCACTAAAAGCTATGGGAGATTGTGATTTAATACTCTTTTTAGCTCCTGTAACTGATAGTTTGAAATATTATGAAAATTTCCTTGAAAAGAATAAAAAAGGTGTAAAACATATCTTACTTCTTACAAAAATAGATTTTATAAATAATAATGAATTAATTGTGAAATTAAAAGAGTATGAAAAATATAGTGATAATTATGAAGCTTTAATTCCAATTTCTATTAAAAAAGCTACAAAAAAGAGTGATATTTTAGATGTAGTTGTAAAATATCTTCCAGAACATCCTTATTTATATGATCCTGAAATAATGACAGATGAACATTTAAGAGATATATATAAAGAGTTTATAAGAGAAGCTATTTTTGAAAATATTAGTGATGAAATTCCATATGAAACAGATGTAGTTGTAAATAAAATAGAAGAAAAAGAGAATGTTGATGTTATAAATGCAAAGATTGTTGTTCAAAAAGATAGTCAAAAAGGTATGATAATTGGACAAAATGCAACAGCAATTAAAAGAATTGGAAAAGCAGCAAGATTAAAAATAGAGAAATTAAGTGGTAAAAAGTGCTTTTTAGAACTATATGTAAGTGTAAAGAAAAACTGGACTAAAAATAAAGATGCATTGAAATCTATGGGCTATGAGATAAATAGTTAA